A genomic region of Raphanus sativus cultivar WK10039 chromosome 6, ASM80110v3, whole genome shotgun sequence contains the following coding sequences:
- the LOC130496975 gene encoding dynamin-related protein 4C-like codes for MGGSKMPEVYDINVEAALAIVNTNVRTEAPIVSSYNDRIRPLLDTVDRLRNLNVMKEGIQLPTIVVVGDQSSGKSSVLESLAGISLPRGQGICTRVPLVMRLQKSPSPEPEIWLEFGDKRVDTDEEHIAESICTATEAIAGSGKGVSDTPLTLHVKKEGVPDLTMVDLPGITRVPVNGQPENIYEQISGMIMKYIEPQESIILNVLSATVDFTTCESIRMSRQVDKTGERTLAVVTKADMAPEGLLQKVTADDVNIGLGYVCVRNRVGEETYKEARLQEELLFNTHPLLCMIDHDIVGIPVLAQKLIQIQATMIGRCLPVIVQKINEKMETSEFELKKLPMVMTSSGEALMTFMNIVGSVKECLLRILIQGDFSEYPDDQGMHSTARLADMLRKFSDNLQAKPEAVNEFLMDEIKVLEECKCIGLPNFIPRSAFLAILSQRVDGMHAKPVEFIREIWDYVEVVLSSVITKYSDNFPQIQPSIKRAGRTLITKIKEQSVNRVVEIVEMEKQTDYTCNPEYMTAYTQKIANQASFISHVQSNYSNYGDVGISHLRGVNSQLLSQAFDMNVRITAYWTIVVTRVVDNIALYLQFTVKNLVNSQFQKDIVAEMVDPRGGGEVEKMLDESPSVACKREKLKNSIKLLKESKDAVAAIVYQNSG; via the exons ATGGGAGGAAGTAAGATGCCAGAAGTTTATGACATCAACGTGGAAGCCGCTCTTGCTATTGTCAACACCAATGTCCGAACTGAAGCACCGATTGTGTCTTCTTACAATGACCGGATCAGGCCGTTGCTTGACACAGTGGATCGGCTGAGGAACCTGAATGTGATGAAAGAAGGGATCCAGCTTCCCACCATTGTGGTTGTTGGAGACCAGTCCTCAGGAAAATCCAGTGTTCTTGAGTCCTTGGCAGGAATCAGTTTGCCTCGTGGGCAAGGAATATGCACTAGGGTTCCTCTTGTGATGAGACTACAGAAAAGCCCTAGCCCTGAACCTGAGATCTGGCTTGAGTTCGGTGACAAAAGAGTTGACACTGACGAGGAGCATATTGCCGAATCTATTTGCACCGCAACTGAGGCAATTGCTG GATCTGGTAAAGGTGTCTCAGACACTCCCCTGACCCTCCATGTAAAAAAAGAAGGTGTTCCTGATCTGACAATGGTTGATCTCCCCGGAATAACCCGGGTTCCTGTGAACGGGCAGCCTGAAAACATTTATGAGCAGATCTCCGGGATGATTATGAAGTACATCGAGCCACAAGAATCCATCATTCTCAACGTCCTGTCAGCTACAGTCGACTTCACCACCTGCGAATCCATCCGTATGTCTAGGCAAGTTGACAAAACAGGGGAAAGGACACTAGCGGTTGTCACAAAAGCCGACATGGCTCCTGAAGGTCTCCTGCAGAAAGTAACGGCAGACGATGTGAATATTGGACTAGGTTACGTCTGTGTCAGGAACCGTGTAGGGGAAGAAACCTACAAAGAAGCTAGGTTGCAGGAAGAGTTACTTTTCAATACTCATCCTCTGCTTTGCATGATCGACCACGACATTGTTGGCATCCCTGTTTTAGCTCAAAAGCTAATTCAAATCCAGGCAACGATGATCGGCCGTTGTCTGCCGGTCATTGTACAAAAGATTAACGAGAAGATGGAAACGAGCGAGTTTGAGTTGAAGAAGCTGCCAATGGTTATGACATCTTCAGGGGAAGCTCTGATGACATTCATGAACATCGTTGGTTCCGTCAAAGAATGTCTCCTGAGAATTCTTATCCAAGGAGATTTCTCTGAATATCCAGATGATCAAGGCATGCACTCTACTGCTCGTTTGGCTGATATGTTGAGGAAATTCTCGGATAACCTCCAAGCAAAGCCGGAGGCGGTGAACGAGTTCTTGATGGATGAAATCAAAGTCCTGGAAGAGTGCAAATGCATCGGATTGCCTAATTTCATCCCAAGATCAGCCTTCTTAGCTATTCTTTCACAACGTGTTGATGGCATGCACGCTAAGCCGGTCGAGTTCATCAGAGAGATATGGGACTACGTTGAAGTTGTTCTCTCATCAGTCATTACCAAATACTCTGACAACTTCCCGCAGATTCAACCTTCCATCAAACGTGCCGGTCGAACGCTGATCACCAAGATCAAGGAACAGTCTGTGAATCGAGTGGTTGAGATCGTTGAGATGGAGAAACAGACGGACTACACATGTAACCCTGAGTACATGACAGCATACACACAGAAGATTGCTAATCAAGCAAGCTTCATCAGTCATGTACAGAGCAATTACTCGAACTACGGTGATGTTGGGATTTCGCATCTGAGGGGTGTTAACTCTCAGTTGCTTAGCCAAGCGTTCGACATGAATGTGAGGATTACAGCCTACTGGACCATCGTGGTAACAAGGGTTGTTGATAACATTGCACTTTACCTTCAGTTCACTGTGAAGAATCTTGTGAACAGTCAGTTTCAGAAGGATATAGTGGCGGAAATGGTGGATCCTAGGGGCGGAGGAGAAGTTGAGAAGATGCTTGATGAGTCTCCTTCGGTGGCTTGCAAAAGGGAGAAGCTGAAGAACAGTATCAAGCTTCTCAAGGAGTCAAAGGACGCCGTTGCGGCCATTGTTTATCAGAACTCTGGGTAA
- the LOC130495515 gene encoding uncharacterized protein LOC130495515 yields MKSPPDLYGAKATISVWKPEIEKGADEMSISQIWISSGRYITNNLNTIEVGWQSDGYNKTGCYNLRCGGFVQTNNNIVLGGSISPVSTFNGNQFEISVFVWKDRLHGNWWLSLGDDNTLVGYWPAEIFTTLADHAGLVQWGGEITNAQTFGRHTTTQMGSGRFPEEGFRKASYFRNLEIVDHNNSLLSIESIDTQVDDPKLYDLNNHFTDEWGSYFFYGGGPGSSRLHSGAVRSSLNSFYVYLCFGFLFIN; encoded by the exons ATGAAATCCCCACCGGACTTATATGGAGCAAAGGCAACCATTAGTGTGTGGAAGCCGGAGATAGAAAAAGGCGCGGATGAGATGTCCATTTCGCAAATATGGATTAGTTCGGGACGTTATATAACCAACAATCTCAATACGATAGAAGTTGGCTGGCAG AGTGATGGATACAATAAAACGGGGTGCTATAATCTCCGTTGCGGTGGCTttgtacaaaccaataacaacATTGTACTCGGTGGTTCTATTTCTCCTGTCTCGACTTTCAACGGTAACCAGTTTGAGATCTCTGTCTTTGTATGGAAG GACCGACTACATGGAAACTGGTGGCTCAGTTTGGGGGACGACAATACTCTAGTAGGCTACTGGCCTGCGGAAATTTTTACAACATTGGCCGATCATGCAGGTCTAGTGCAATGGGGTGGTGAGATCACCAATGCGCAGACATTTGGAAGACATACGACGACCCAGATGGGGTCTGGTCGCTTCCCAGAAGAAGGTTTCAGGAAAGCAAGTTACTTCAGGAACCTGGAGATCGTAGATCACAACAACAGTCTACTGTCCATCGAAAGTATCGATACACAGGTAGATGACCCGAAATTGTACGACTTGAACAACCATTTTACAGATGAATGGGGGAGTTATTTCTTCTATGGGGGAGGACCAGGATCAAGCCGTCTGCACTCCGGAGCCGTTCGTTCTTCATTGAATTCGTTTTAcgtttacttatgttttggttttctCTTTATCAATTAG
- the LOC108809226 gene encoding serpin-Z1 produces the protein MNPSSFRSKSSIDVDEAIKNQNDIALVVSKDLFSTKAKHSNSVFSPASINTALTLAASGPGDYSGSEEILSFLRASSTDELNAIFSKIVPIVFADRSANGGPKISSINGVWVEKTLPVDLSLKDLFENFFKAVFDRVDFLYKAEQVRRELNEWAEAHTNGLIKDLLPEGSITDQTSYVYGNALYFKGQWEVPFDKSYTKDKEFHLLSGTSVSVPFMRSYKDQYIKAYDGFKVLRIPYRQGCDGDVDSGSFSMYFYLPDKNDGLDGLVKAMASDSGFLDCHVPSRKVAVNEFRIPKFKIVDEVDGKDLGLCSTLLYHKACVEIDEEGAEAAAATFVVSLGCAYMKPPEEIDFVADHPFLFLIREDTIGTVLFVGQIMDPSDKSS, from the exons ATGAATCCCTCTAGCTTTCGGTCAAAATCAAGCATTGATGTCGATGAAGCCATTAAGAACCAAAACGACATAGCGCTGGTCGTTTCGAAGGACCTCTTCTCTACCAAAGCCAAACATTCCAACTCCGTTTTCTCACCAGCGTCGATAAACACCGCACTCACTTTGGCGGCCTCTGGTCCCGGCGATTATTCAGGATCCGAAGAGATCCTCTCCTTCCTGAGGGCTTCTTCAACCGATGAGCTCAACGCGATCTTCAGCAAGATCGTTCCCATCGTCTTCGCCGACCGTAGCGCGAACGGTGGACCGAAGATCTCATCCATCAATGGTGTCTGGGTCGAGAAAACGCTACCCGTTGATTTGTCCTTAAAGGATCTCTTTGAGAATTTCTTCAAGGCTGTTTTCGATCGCGTAGACTTCCTATATAAG GCTGAACAAGTGCGTAGAGAGCTGAATGAATGGGCTGAAGCTCATACCAATGGGCTCATCAAAGATCTTCTTCCTGAAGGATCAATTACAGACCAAACCTCCTATGTTTATGGCAACGCATTGTACTTCAAAGGACAATGGGAAGTTCCGTTCGACAAGTCTTACACAAAAGACAAAGAGTTTCACCTTCTCAGTGGGACCTCAGTGTCCGTGCCATTCATGAGAAGCTACAAGGACCAATACATAAAGGCTTATGATGGTTTCAAGGTCCTCAGGATACCTTATCGACAGGGCTGTGATGGTGATGTCGACAGTGGCAGTTTCTCAATGTACTTTTATCTCCCGGACAAGAATGATGGATTGGACGGTCTTGTCAAGGCAATGGCATCTGATTCTGGATTCTTGGATTGTCATGTTCCAAGTCGCAAAGTTGCTGTTAATGAATTCAGAATCCCTAAGTTTAAGATTGTTGATGAAGTAGACGGCAAAGACTTGGGATTATGTTCAACTTTGTTGTACCATAAAGCATGCGTCGAGATCGATGAAGAAGGCGCTGAAGCAGCTGCTGCCACTTTTGTAGTTAGTTTAGGGTGTGCATATATGAAGCCTCCAGAGGAGATAGATTTTGTGGCAGATCATCCATTTTTGTTCTTAATTAGAGAAGACACAATTGGAACTGTTTTGTTTGTTGGTCAGATCATGGACCCTTCCGACAAATCTTCTTAG
- the LOC130495514 gene encoding uncharacterized protein LOC130495514, translated as MDSYRELVISSKVILEVGNYGFWKARMKATIKGIDPLAWKAVESGWKSPVARAEDGTDVPKLEELWTDDENKMAKFNARALTVIHCSVARKQFELIQGCEAAKDAWDILQNHFEGTSKVQSSRKDMLATRFEELKMEENESKYKEKKLVKKFLRCLPSKFMAYKAAMTISCNTDEMTFDEVVGMLQAHEMEVAGVSGGMKEKGIALASVEKEHMDDNDPVSLLVRRFDRALRKVENGQKKFGQGRKMSEPEKNYRKNDAKCYECKGYGHFRTECPTVKRREIQCHNCKGYGHTQAECESDGRRKPEKSMIGINDSESDSESEEEVNNFVAFLGIVECDSGSESDAEQENDLDESYKEVRETLVKLGTENLALAKEKARLEVEVQVLKDDLNRKAELAKESVNLIKEKLVMSKQADELREELMAERKKAADLQAELDQQYRKIKMLTGTKQLDKILSSGRTENSLMGLGYTGRQSSSTGTTHFVSGGFAHAEETKTQTTPAQMSGCFFCGKFGHYKRYCYKYLERVKQVWRQHKFWRIGKTSRGWMKKTDLYPKIVTEPRSIVRCNMARVSSDSESEEPWYFDSGCSRHMTGNIEYLDKVSKVKGGKVTFGDGGCGVIQGKGTTCNSEVPKLVNVYFVKGLKANLISVSQLCDDGLTVCFSAIDCRAINQHGVTVLQGVRSGNNCYMWEKKVKCLSAQGNIDLWHRRLGHMNFRNLTNLVCNDLVRGVPKLKINDKILCGACNEGKQVKIQHKKVPDVQAKAPLDLVHMDLMGPMQTESIGGKKYVFVLVDDYTRFTWVRFLREKSEVSESFKIWALQLINEKGGIKKIRSDHVGEFENEAMTTFLESRGIAHQFAAPWTPQQNGVVERKNRTLQEMGRAMLHGNKIAKRFWAEALSTACYTINRVYVRKGTTKTPCYILNDKDYLGKFDSRSDEGFFLGDDVGSDEEEEGGSSVAATEVIEEGPISDTVPQPVIQQVHRNHSKSDVIGGI; from the exons ATGGATAGCTATCGCGAGTTGGTGATAAGTTCCAAGGTGATCCTTGAAGTAGGAAACTATGGATTCTGGAAGGCGCGCATGAAGGCTACAATCAAGGGTATTGACCCATTGGCGTGGAAGGCTGTAGAATCTGGTTGGAAATCACCTGTTGCAAGAGCCGAGGATGGGACAGACGTTCCAAAACTGGAGGAGCTCTGGACTGATGATGAGAACAAGATGGCTAAGTTTAATGCTCGTGCACTAACTGTCATACATTGCAGTGTAGCAAGGAAGCAGTTTGAACTAATTCAAGGATGCGAGGCAGCAAAGGATGCATGGGATATTCTGCAGAATCACTTTGAAGGAACCTCAAAAGTTCAGAGTTCTAGAAAGGATATGCTTGCAACAAGATTTGAAGAGCTAAAGATGGAAGAGAATGAATCT aaatacaaagagaagaaacttgtgAAGAAGTTCCTGAGGTGCTTGCCGTCTAAGTTCATGGCATACAAAGCGGCTATGACCATCTCCTGTAACACTGACGAGATGACATTTGATGAAGTGGTTGGAATGTTACAAGCGCATGAGATGGAAGTGGCTGGTGTGTCTGGTGGAATGAAGGAAAAAGGAATTGCTCTTGCATCAGTTGAAAAGGAGCATATGGATGATAATGATCCTgtgagtcttctggtcagaaGGTTTGATAGAGCTCTACGAAAAGTGGAGAATGGGCAGAAGAAGTTTGGCCAAGGTAGGAAGATGTCTGAGCCAGAGAAGAACTACAGGAAGAATGATGCTAAGTGCTATGAATGCAAGGGGTATGGTCACTTTCGAACTGAGTGTCCCAcagtgaaaagaagagagattcagTGTCATAACTGCAAGGGATATGGACACACTCAAGCTGAGTGCGAGTCAGATGGTAGGAGAAAGCCAGAAAAGTCCATGATAGGAATCAATGACAGCGAGTCCGACAGCGAAAGTGAAGAGGAAGTGAACAACTTTGTGGCGTTTCTAGGAATCGTGGAATGTGATTCAGGATCTGAGAGTGATGCTGAGCAAGAAAATGACTTAGATGAAAGCTACAAGGAAGTTCGAGAGACACTAGTGAAGCTGGGAACGGAGAATTTGGCCTTGGCTAAAGAGAAGGCACGACTGGAAGTTGAAGTACAAGTGTTGAAAGATGACCTCAACAGGAAAGCTGAGTTGGCCAAGGAAAGTGTGAATCTGATCAAAGAAAAATTGGTCATGTCTAAGCAAGCGGACGAGCTCAGAGAAGAGTTAAtggctgaaagaaagaaagcagcTGACCTTCAAGCTGAATTAGATCAGCAATATCGGAAGATTAAGATGCTCACGGGAACCAAGCAACTTGACAAGATTCTGAGCAGTGGAAGAACTGAAAATTCATTGATGGGACTTGGTTACACTGGAAGACAGAGTAGCTCAACAGGTACAACGCACTTTGTGTCTGGAGGTTTTGCGCATGCTGAAGAAACTAAGACACAAACTACTCCAGCTCAGATGAGTGGATGTTTCTTCTGTGGGAAGTTTGGTCATTACAAGAGGTATTGCTACAAGTATCTGGAACGGGTCAAACAAGTATGGAGACAACACAAGTTTTGGAGAATAGGGAAGACTTCTCGAGGCTGGATGAAGAAAACCGACTTGTATCCTAAGATAGTGACTGAGCCAAGAAGTATCGTACGATGTAACATGGCGCGTGTGTCAAGTGATTCTGAATCTGAGGAACCATGGTACTTCGACAGTGGATGTTCTAGACACATGACGGGAAACATTGAGTATCTAGACAAAGTGTCAAAGGTAAAAGGAGGAAAGGTAACCTTTGGAGATGGAGGCTGTGGTGTCATTCAAGGCAAAGGTACAACATGTAACTCAGAAGTACCTAAATTGGTGAATGTCTACTTTGTCAAAGGATTAAAGGCTAATTTGATCAGCGTGAGTCAACTGTGTGATGACGGACTTACGGTGTGCTTCTCAGCAATTGATTGTCGTGCCATAAATCAACATGGTGTAACAGTGCTACAAGGTGTGAGATCTGGCAATAACTGTTACATGTGGGAAAAGAAGGTTAAGTGCTTGTCAGCTCAAGGGAATATTGATCTATGGCATAGACGTTTGGGACATATGAACTTCAGGAATCTAACGAATCTAGTATGCAACGACTTGGTTCGAGGAGTACCCAAACTCAAGATCAATGACAAGATTTTGTGTGGTGCATGCAATGAGGGAAAGCAAGTAAAGATACAACACAAAAAGGTACCGGATGTTCAGGCAAAGGCACCATTGGATCTAGTTCACATGGATCTCATGGGTCCTATGCAAACCGAGAGTATCGGAGGAAAGAAGTATGTGTTTGTACTAGTAGATGACTACACCAGGTTCACTTGGGTTCGGTTTCTCAGGGAAAAGTCAGAAGTGTCTGAGAGTTTCAAAATCTGGGCGCTTCAACTCATAAATGAAAAGGgaggaatcaagaagatacgCAGTGATCATGTAGGTGAATTCGAGAATGAAGCTATGACTACCTTTCTTGAATCAAGAGGAATAGCTCACCAGTTTGCAGCACCTTGGacacctcagcaaaatggagtggtTGAACGAAAGAATAGAACTCTACAGGAAATGGGAAGAGCAATGCTTCATGGTAACAAGATAGCCAAGAGGTTCTGGGCTGAGGCACTCAGCACGGCGTGTTACacaatcaaccgtgtgtatgtcaGAAAAGGGACAACAAAGACACC GTGCTACATACTGAATGACAAGGACTACCTTGGGAAGTTCGATTCAAGAAGTGATGAAGGATTCTTTCTGG GTGATGACGTGGgatcagatgaagaggaagaaggtggaTCATCCGTAGCTGCTACTGAAGTCATTGAGGAAGGTCCTATCTCAGATACAGTACCGCAACCAGTGATTCAGCAAGTTCATCGCAATCATTCGAAGTCTGATGTGATTGGAGGGATTTAA